The following proteins are co-located in the Silene latifolia isolate original U9 population chromosome 1, ASM4854445v1, whole genome shotgun sequence genome:
- the LOC141607349 gene encoding uncharacterized protein LOC141607349 isoform X1, giving the protein MSTRVSRRIPLGSVGPSSQQKKGVLEFDLNETPSDHSHFNEGDAFTRTPTVPEAQGRQQRSQLPPVTIDVDTSDDDVVLSSPRAFEEARNNLRRHQNRSNVVDVDSEPEVSEAANNRNKRQRVPANVPVINCESYVARDRNKNIVQNGYGRNMAVQTRRSVAPPPPPPPPPPPEPAFSCPICMGPFVEEISTKCGHIFCKECLTKALKVKSICPTCRTKVTLKGTIRVFLPKTS; this is encoded by the exons ATGAGCACTAGAGTTTCCAGGCGTATTCCCCTAGGGAGTGTTGGCCCTAGTTCTCAGCAGAAGAAAGGGGTACTAGAATTCGATCTTAATGAAACACCATCTGACCACTCTCATTTCAATGAAGGAGATGCCTTCACCCGTACTCCTACTGTACCAGAAGCGCAAGGCAGACAACAAAGATCGCAACTGCCACCTGTAACAATCGATGTAGATACAAGCGACGATGATGTTGTTTTGTCGTCGCCAAGGGCCTTTGAAGAG GCGAGAAATAATCTGAGACGGCATCAGAATAGAAGCAATGTTGTGGATGTTGATTCAG AACCTGAAGTTAGTGAAGCTGCTAATAATCGTAATAAGCGCCAGAGAGTTCCAGCAAACGTACCTGTTATCAACTGTGAATCGTATGTAGCACGAGATAGGAACAAAAACATTGTG CAGAATGGATATGGACGGAATATGGCAGTGCAGACAAGGAGGTCTGTggcaccaccaccgccgccaccaccacctccTCCACCGGAGCCTGCATTCAGTTGTCCTATTTGCATGGGTCCTTTTGTTGAGGAAATATCAACAAAATGCGGTCATATTTTCTGCAAGGAGTGTCTTACGAAAGCATTAAAGGTTAAGAGCATATGCCCAACCTGCAGAACTAAGGTGACATTGAAAGGTACTATCAGAGTATTCCTTCCCAAGACATCCTGA
- the LOC141607349 gene encoding uncharacterized protein LOC141607349 isoform X2 has product MSTRVSRRIPLGSVGPSSQQKKGVLEFDLNETPSDHSHFNEGDAFTRTPTVPEAQGRQQRSQLPPVTIDVDTSDDDVVLSSPRAFEEARNNLRRHQNRSNVVDVDSEPEVSEAANNRNKRQRVPANVPVINCESYVARDRNKNIVNGYGRNMAVQTRRSVAPPPPPPPPPPPEPAFSCPICMGPFVEEISTKCGHIFCKECLTKALKVKSICPTCRTKVTLKGTIRVFLPKTS; this is encoded by the exons ATGAGCACTAGAGTTTCCAGGCGTATTCCCCTAGGGAGTGTTGGCCCTAGTTCTCAGCAGAAGAAAGGGGTACTAGAATTCGATCTTAATGAAACACCATCTGACCACTCTCATTTCAATGAAGGAGATGCCTTCACCCGTACTCCTACTGTACCAGAAGCGCAAGGCAGACAACAAAGATCGCAACTGCCACCTGTAACAATCGATGTAGATACAAGCGACGATGATGTTGTTTTGTCGTCGCCAAGGGCCTTTGAAGAG GCGAGAAATAATCTGAGACGGCATCAGAATAGAAGCAATGTTGTGGATGTTGATTCAG AACCTGAAGTTAGTGAAGCTGCTAATAATCGTAATAAGCGCCAGAGAGTTCCAGCAAACGTACCTGTTATCAACTGTGAATCGTATGTAGCACGAGATAGGAACAAAAACATTGTG AATGGATATGGACGGAATATGGCAGTGCAGACAAGGAGGTCTGTggcaccaccaccgccgccaccaccacctccTCCACCGGAGCCTGCATTCAGTTGTCCTATTTGCATGGGTCCTTTTGTTGAGGAAATATCAACAAAATGCGGTCATATTTTCTGCAAGGAGTGTCTTACGAAAGCATTAAAGGTTAAGAGCATATGCCCAACCTGCAGAACTAAGGTGACATTGAAAGGTACTATCAGAGTATTCCTTCCCAAGACATCCTGA
- the LOC141607344 gene encoding uncharacterized protein LOC141607344, protein MRVLSESWCFCNGGGKSERLKASIFSSKSSTMVKLSSSSSNSTFNGQGFGTGFLIHKNLLLTTHANLASVNAAELAEIQLHNGVPATLVPHRFFVTSSVLDLTVVGIDTLEGDSANHGQQAQYFKACPKPNIELGNIVYLLGHAEKKELTVGEGKVVIATDNLIKLSTEGFTWSPGSAGFDSQGNLAFMVCDPMKIATSPNPKSSSTSSSSSVSWKKDIPMQFGIPMPIIFDWLNQHWEGSLDDISKTKLPLTRLISGGHRSEHSCGSFSMRQVFKVTEEIEAATSSCNTVSKPRDQPRQTKEVEKPISHPQGIPTPEIYESPKVTANAVKTSPTQIRLLDIGFPPRICRASKELLPSSGENCVNEASSQEGSLKEESPVQIPLPKRENQLENEENKEDNASTGSDAQSSSSPVALLGARDEMSSEGETLYSAETAESRNYTSPPPREGRFQPVGRSQSCVSYNRWGPVHRNPMARRSSMEKQKSYMTPRKTYSQGAPSHKTMDFFSPTVSSIMKKRNNMEQQSVKPRPQPPVKARPTAAVNYSPRWNF, encoded by the exons ATGAGGGTTTTGAGTGAATCTTGGTGTTTCTGCAATGGTGGTGGCAAGTCAGAAAGACTTAAAGCTTCAATCTTTTCAAGTAAAAGTTCAACAATGGTGAAactttcatcttcatcttcaaattCTACTTTTAATGGTCAAGGTTTTGGTACAGGGTTTTTGATTCATAAGAATCTTTTGTTGACTACTCATGCTAATCTTGCTTCTGTTAATGCTGCTGAATTAGCTGAGATCCAGCTTCATAATGGTGTTCCTGCTACTCTTGTGCCTCACAG GTTTTTTGTCACCAGCTCTGTTCTCGATCTTACAGTTGTGGGTATAGATACGCTTGAAGGAGATTCTGCTAATCATGGTCAGCAAGCTCAGTACTTTAAGGCATGTCCTAAACCAAACATTGAGTTAGGTAACATCGTTTATCTTCTAGGGCATGCTGAGAAAAAGGAGCTGACGGTCGGAGAAGGAAAAGTAGTTATAGCCACTGATAATCTCATTAAACTATCCACAGAAGGGTTTACTTGGAGCCCGGGATCAGCTGGATTTGATTCCCAGGGTAATCTTGCATTTATGGTCTGTGATCCGATGAAGATAGCCACTTCGCCAAACCCTAAATCAtcttcaacttcttcatcatcatcagttTCTTGGAAAAAGGATATTCCAATGCAGTTTGGAATCCCGATGCCCATTATTTTCGACTGGCTAAATCAGCATTGGGAAGGCAGCCTTGATGATATCAGCAAAACAAAGTTGCCATTGACTAGGTTGATATCGGGTGGACACCGAAGTGAGCATTCATGTGGTTCTTTCTCTATGAGACAAGTTTTCAAGGTAACCGAAGAAATAGAGGCAGCCACATCATCATGTAATACAGTGTCCAAACCAAGAGATCAACCCCGACAAACAAAGGAGGTGGAAAAACCGATCTCACATCCACAGGGAATTCCGACCCCAGAAATATACGAGTCGCCAAAGGTGACTGCTAATGCTGTTAAGACGAGCCCAACTCAAATCCGCCTTTTGGATATCGGTTTCCCTCCGAGGATATGCAGAGCTTCGAAGGAACTTCTCCCTAGTTCAGGTGAAAATTGTGTTAATGAGGCCTCTTCCCAAGAAGGGTCACTAAAAGAAGAAAGCCCCGTCCAAATCCCATTACcaaaaagagaaaatcaattagaaaatgaagaaaataagGAAGACAATGCGTCAACCGGATCTGATGCTCAGTCGAGCTCTTCACCAGTTGCCTTGTTAGGGGCGAGAGACGAGATGAGTAGTGAAGGAGAGACATTATACTCTGCAGAAACCGCCGAGAGCAGAAACTACACAAGCCCTCCTCCCAGAGAAGGGAGATTTCAGCCAGTTGGGAGGAGCCAAAGTTGTGTGAGCTATAATAGATGGGGGCCTGTACATAGAAACCCCATGGCTCGAAGATCGTCCATGGAAAAGCAAAAAAGTTATATGACACCCAGAAAGACATACTCACAAGGTGCACCATCTCATAAGACCATGGACTTTTTCAGCCCTACCGTCTCATCTATCATGAAGAAGCGGAACAATATGGAGCAACAATCGGTCAAGCCTCGGCCACAGCCACCAGTCAAGGCTCGGCCTACTGCAGCTGTAAATTATTCTCCTAGGTGGAATTTTTGA
- the LOC141607334 gene encoding DNA-directed RNA polymerase subunit 10-like protein — MIIPVRCFTCGKVIGNKWDTYLDLLQADYSEGDALDALGLVRYCCRRMLMTHVDLIEKLLNYNTLDKSDTS; from the exons ATGATTATTCCAGTTCGTTGCTTCACCTGCGGCAAG GTGATTGGAAACAAGTGGGACACATACCTTGATCTTCTCCAGGCTGATTACAGTGAAGG AGATGCTCTTGATGCTTTGGGATTGGTTCGTTACTGCTGCAGGAGGATGCTCATGACACATGTTGACCTGATTGAGAAGCTTCTTAACTATAACA CTCTTGATAAATCTGATACCAGTTGA